In Candidatus Roseilinea sp., one DNA window encodes the following:
- the rplI gene encoding 50S ribosomal protein L9 → MKVLLLQDVYNLGLAGEVKTVADGYGRNYLLPRGLAVLATPAAVKRAERIKQAAIEKRAREKADTEALAQVLSGMKLIFNVRTGEKGKLYGSITSAQIADAIAKNLGSEFDKRKVALREPIREVGTYTVPVRLSAEAAPAVTVIVQQEGTAVATNVAESAETTTPETAPEAEAAEPAG, encoded by the coding sequence ATGAAAGTCTTACTTTTGCAGGATGTGTATAACCTCGGCCTGGCCGGCGAAGTGAAAACCGTCGCCGACGGCTACGGCCGCAATTACTTGTTGCCGCGCGGCTTGGCCGTACTGGCCACGCCAGCAGCGGTCAAACGTGCCGAGCGCATCAAGCAGGCCGCCATCGAGAAGCGCGCCCGCGAAAAGGCCGACACTGAGGCACTCGCTCAAGTGCTTTCCGGTATGAAGCTCATCTTCAACGTCCGCACCGGTGAGAAGGGCAAGCTCTACGGCTCGATCACATCGGCGCAGATCGCCGACGCGATCGCCAAGAACCTCGGCAGCGAATTCGACAAACGCAAAGTCGCGCTGCGCGAGCCGATTCGCGAAGTTGGCACGTATACGGTGCCCGTACGCCTGAGCGCAGAGGCGGCGCCGGCCGTCACCGTGATCGTACAGCAAGAAGGCACCGCCGTCGCGACGAATGTGGCTGAATCGGCCGAGACAACCACACCGGAAACAGCGCCAGAAGCCGAAGCGGCAGAGCCCGCCGGCTGA
- the tpiA gene encoding triosephosphate isomerase, giving the protein MRTQFIAGNWKMNKTVSEAYDLAIELITGLRAVRETEVALCPPFVALTAVKSAIANTMIKLGAQNMHDQDKGAFTGEISPVMLAGLADYVILGHSERRQHFGESDAFINRKVLAALRHGLRPILCIGETLEQNECGETEAVLARQLRADLAGVAAEDATKVVIAYEPVWAIGTGRAATADDAQQRCAFVRAQLRDLFGAPAEEMRIQYGGSVTPANAPEILRQPDVDGALVGGASLKAEDFIAIVRAAKGNL; this is encoded by the coding sequence ATGCGAACACAATTCATTGCCGGCAACTGGAAGATGAACAAGACGGTGAGCGAGGCCTATGACCTGGCCATCGAGTTGATTACCGGGCTGCGCGCAGTGCGCGAGACGGAGGTGGCGTTGTGTCCGCCGTTCGTAGCGTTGACGGCGGTCAAGTCGGCGATTGCCAACACGATGATCAAACTCGGTGCGCAGAACATGCACGATCAAGACAAAGGCGCGTTCACCGGCGAAATCTCGCCGGTGATGCTGGCCGGCCTGGCCGACTACGTCATCCTCGGCCATTCCGAGCGGCGCCAACATTTCGGCGAAAGCGATGCTTTCATCAACCGCAAGGTGCTCGCTGCGCTGCGACACGGCCTGCGGCCCATCCTGTGCATCGGCGAGACGCTGGAGCAGAACGAGTGCGGCGAGACCGAAGCAGTGCTTGCACGGCAGTTGCGCGCCGACCTGGCCGGCGTCGCCGCTGAAGATGCAACGAAGGTCGTCATCGCTTATGAGCCGGTGTGGGCTATCGGCACTGGCCGGGCGGCCACAGCAGACGACGCCCAGCAGCGCTGTGCCTTTGTGCGCGCCCAGCTTCGCGACTTGTTCGGGGCACCAGCCGAGGAGATGCGCATCCAGTACGGCGGCAGCGTCACGCCGGCGAACGCGCCTGAAATCTTGCGCCAGCCCGATGTGGACGGCGCCCTGGTGGGCGGTGCGAGCCTGAAGGCCGAGGACTTCATCGCCATCGTCCGGGCGGCCAAAGGGAATCTGTGA
- a CDS encoding ABC transporter substrate-binding protein, with amino-acid sequence MKKETKLTRRQLLRLSALAGAGAALAACAAPATPAQPAAPAQPAEPAAPAAPAATEAPAPTEAPAAPAGGTIQVLHRQEYFKALEEELKKQTEEFIASLGYTPDVSTVNPEVFGDFIAKMQAAVAAGNPPDLAYHGNSVSVMYDSDIVEDVTDIVDELVGKYGEIVPASVPRSARFDEKWWSVPFITTAGAWFVRRDVAEAAGVDVKQMPKLQDRLDAAIKMSDPAKEMYGWGLTVNRSGDGHGLIQTAFQAFGGRAVDETGTKITFNSPETIAGVEWLAAIYTDEKYKPILPPGVESWTDPSNNEAYLAGKIAMTQNAFSVYAAAKRDNNPVYPNTAVVRFPLTNDGSIELGTGGAQWYTIFKGVKNRDVAKQIILHFIDPARFTPLSGLGGGLFMPAYKNNWTDDLLKLEPAFPTLKEIMFNPTDYTGFSYPAQPNAATDAWFATGFLSEMMANVITGKMTAAEAVKDATEKGIAIFEEKGLPQS; translated from the coding sequence GTGAAGAAAGAGACCAAACTCACCCGACGCCAATTGCTTCGTTTGTCCGCGCTCGCCGGAGCCGGCGCAGCGCTCGCCGCCTGCGCGGCGCCGGCTACACCTGCCCAGCCTGCCGCACCTGCGCAACCTGCCGAACCAGCGGCGCCGGCTGCTCCTGCCGCGACAGAAGCACCCGCGCCTACCGAAGCGCCGGCAGCGCCGGCCGGTGGCACGATCCAGGTGCTACACCGCCAGGAATACTTCAAGGCACTGGAAGAAGAGCTGAAGAAGCAGACCGAGGAGTTCATCGCCAGCCTGGGCTACACGCCGGATGTCTCCACAGTCAACCCCGAGGTGTTCGGCGACTTCATCGCCAAGATGCAAGCGGCTGTAGCCGCGGGCAACCCGCCCGACCTCGCCTATCACGGCAACAGCGTGTCCGTGATGTACGACTCGGACATCGTCGAGGACGTCACGGACATTGTGGATGAACTGGTCGGCAAGTACGGCGAAATCGTGCCGGCCAGCGTGCCGCGCAGCGCGCGCTTCGACGAGAAGTGGTGGTCGGTGCCGTTCATCACGACTGCCGGTGCGTGGTTTGTGCGACGCGACGTCGCCGAAGCTGCAGGCGTGGATGTGAAGCAAATGCCGAAGCTACAAGATCGGCTCGACGCAGCCATCAAGATGTCCGATCCTGCCAAGGAGATGTACGGCTGGGGCCTGACGGTCAACCGGAGCGGTGACGGCCACGGCTTGATCCAGACGGCGTTCCAGGCCTTCGGCGGCCGCGCGGTAGACGAGACCGGCACCAAGATCACCTTCAACTCGCCGGAGACCATCGCCGGCGTGGAGTGGCTGGCTGCCATCTACACCGACGAGAAATACAAGCCCATCCTGCCACCCGGCGTGGAGAGCTGGACCGATCCGAGCAACAACGAGGCATATCTGGCTGGCAAGATCGCCATGACCCAGAACGCCTTCAGCGTGTATGCCGCGGCCAAGCGCGACAACAACCCGGTTTATCCGAACACTGCGGTGGTGCGCTTCCCGCTGACCAACGACGGCTCGATCGAGCTCGGCACCGGCGGCGCGCAGTGGTACACCATCTTCAAAGGTGTCAAGAACCGCGATGTCGCCAAACAAATCATTTTGCACTTCATTGACCCAGCTCGGTTTACACCGCTGTCGGGATTGGGCGGTGGGTTGTTCATGCCGGCTTACAAGAACAATTGGACCGACGACCTGCTCAAGCTCGAGCCGGCCTTCCCGACGCTCAAGGAGATCATGTTCAACCCGACCGACTACACCGGCTTCTCGTATCCGGCGCAGCCAAACGCCGCGACCGACGCCTGGTTCGCGACGGGCTTCTTGAGCGAGATGATGGCCAACGTCATCACCGGCAAGATGACCGCTGCCGAGGCCGTCAAGGACGCCACCGAGAAGGGCATCGCCATCTTCGAGGAGAAGGGCTTGCCGCAGAGTTAG
- the macB gene encoding macrolide export ATP-binding/permease protein MacB yields MSHASNNAHSSDEFIVQLEDVHKSFIMGKEAVPALRGVTLNVRRGEILCMMGPSGSGKTTLLNIIGGLDTPSRGHVIVDGENVVSLSEEKLARLRLRKMGFVFQNFNLLSNFTALENVQVPMVLLGQRDPKRAKELLKLVGLGDRMTHYPSELSGGQQQRVAIARALANDPSLIIGDEMTGDLDTATSYEVMELIARLNREHGTTIVYVTHDPRMSKFAHRVIHMRDGRLAEEQFADRGTR; encoded by the coding sequence ATGAGCCATGCCTCGAATAACGCGCATTCCTCGGACGAATTCATCGTCCAGCTCGAGGACGTGCACAAGTCCTTCATCATGGGCAAGGAGGCCGTGCCGGCGCTGCGCGGCGTCACGCTGAACGTCCGGCGCGGCGAGATCCTATGCATGATGGGGCCGAGCGGCAGCGGCAAGACCACGCTGCTCAACATCATCGGTGGGCTGGACACGCCCTCGCGCGGGCACGTGATCGTGGACGGCGAGAACGTCGTCTCGCTCAGCGAAGAAAAGTTGGCCCGGCTGCGCCTGCGCAAGATGGGCTTCGTCTTCCAGAACTTCAACCTGCTCTCCAACTTCACCGCGCTAGAGAACGTGCAAGTGCCGATGGTGCTGCTCGGCCAGCGCGACCCCAAGCGGGCCAAGGAACTGCTCAAGCTGGTCGGCCTGGGCGACCGGATGACGCACTACCCGAGTGAGCTGTCCGGCGGCCAGCAACAGCGCGTCGCCATCGCTCGCGCGCTGGCCAACGATCCGTCGCTGATCATCGGCGACGAGATGACCGGCGACCTCGACACTGCCACGTCATATGAAGTCATGGAGCTAATCGCCCGGCTCAACCGCGAACACGGCACCACCATCGTCTATGTCACCCACGACCCACGCATGAGCAAGTTCGCCCACCGCGTGATCCACATGCGCGACGGCCGGCTGGCGGAGGAACAGTTCGCGGACAGAGGGACGAGATGA
- a CDS encoding methicillin resistance protein — translation MIFLIAMWTQVHDARLWDGALRALPMPHLLQSWAWGDFKSRWGWTAERWLLSDASGGPRAAVQVLMRRIRRLPFCVLYAPKGPIAADDDAFDEALALLEQRAQAQRAIWVKMDGDPAAPDDGDVLNRRRALLAARGWRYSPAQVQFRNTMHTDLRRSDDVLLAAMKPKTRYNVRLAEKRGVRVRVIMPIGDADAHLLYDMYAETAQRDGFVIREGAYYFDAWRALKGVAFVAEHEGQALAGLVLLCFADRAWYFYGMSRSVGREHMPNYLLQWAAMRWARDQGCTLYDWWGAPDKLDEGDAMWGVYRFKEGFGARFVEGLGAWDFAPSSLAYAVYLKLAPRLIRSGLA, via the coding sequence ATGATTTTTCTTATCGCGATGTGGACGCAGGTGCACGATGCGCGCTTGTGGGACGGGGCGTTGCGTGCGCTTCCCATGCCGCATCTGCTCCAGTCGTGGGCGTGGGGCGACTTCAAGTCGCGCTGGGGCTGGACAGCGGAACGCTGGTTGCTGAGCGACGCCAGCGGAGGTCCGCGCGCGGCGGTGCAGGTGTTGATGCGTCGCATCCGCCGGTTGCCCTTCTGCGTGTTGTATGCGCCCAAAGGACCGATCGCTGCCGACGACGATGCGTTCGATGAGGCACTGGCGCTGTTGGAGCAGCGCGCTCAGGCACAACGTGCGATCTGGGTGAAGATGGACGGCGATCCGGCAGCGCCGGATGATGGAGACGTGCTCAACCGGCGCCGGGCGTTGCTGGCTGCGCGTGGCTGGCGCTACTCGCCTGCGCAAGTCCAGTTTCGCAATACCATGCACACCGATCTCCGCCGAAGTGACGACGTGTTGCTGGCGGCGATGAAGCCCAAGACGCGTTACAACGTGCGCTTGGCAGAGAAGCGCGGCGTGCGTGTGCGCGTGATCATGCCGATCGGCGACGCCGACGCGCATTTGCTCTACGATATGTATGCCGAAACGGCCCAACGCGATGGGTTCGTCATTCGCGAGGGGGCATACTACTTTGATGCGTGGCGGGCGTTGAAGGGCGTCGCGTTCGTTGCAGAGCATGAGGGGCAGGCGCTGGCCGGGTTAGTGCTGCTTTGCTTTGCCGATCGCGCGTGGTACTTCTACGGCATGTCGCGCTCGGTGGGCCGCGAGCACATGCCGAACTATCTGCTGCAGTGGGCGGCGATGCGTTGGGCGCGCGACCAAGGCTGCACCCTCTATGACTGGTGGGGCGCGCCGGATAAGCTCGACGAGGGTGATGCGATGTGGGGCGTGTATCGCTTCAAGGAAGGCTTCGGGGCGCGCTTCGTCGAGGGCCTCGGCGCTTGGGACTTTGCGCCGTCGTCCCTTGCGTATGCTGTCTATCTCAAACTCGCCCCGCGCTTGATTCGCTCGGGTTTAGCCTGA
- a CDS encoding uridylate kinase, with product MIFLKLGGSLITDKTQANTPRLDVIHRLAKEIRDWRLEMVRHPSPILLGHGSGSFGHAAAKRYGTRAGVHDAAGWRGFAEVSVAAARLNRIVADALHEAGVPVISFCPSASARCKDGRLGYLDVAPIRAALDHGLVPLVMGDVAFDDVRGGTIVSTEEVFAYLAHALPVTHVLLAGETEGVYASFEPRSSGAAEEDRPLRLRASAVVPRITLLNWDEVRGSVGGSRGADVTGGMASKVRDMLDLVAAHPTVTVRIFSGLIEGNVTRALLGEPVGTEIVATDDARLVGPSAPVNA from the coding sequence ATGATCTTCCTCAAACTGGGTGGCTCCCTGATCACCGACAAGACGCAGGCCAATACGCCTCGCTTGGACGTGATCCATCGCTTGGCGAAAGAGATTAGGGATTGGAGATTGGAGATGGTGCGCCATCCATCTCCAATACTTCTAGGTCACGGCAGCGGGTCGTTCGGCCATGCGGCGGCGAAGCGCTACGGCACGCGCGCCGGCGTGCACGATGCCGCAGGCTGGCGGGGCTTCGCCGAGGTGTCGGTGGCGGCGGCGCGTCTGAACCGCATCGTGGCCGATGCGCTGCACGAAGCCGGCGTGCCGGTGATCAGCTTTTGTCCTTCGGCCAGCGCGCGCTGCAAGGATGGCCGGCTGGGCTATCTCGACGTCGCACCGATCCGCGCAGCGCTTGACCATGGCCTCGTCCCGCTGGTGATGGGCGACGTGGCCTTCGACGATGTGCGCGGCGGAACGATCGTCTCGACCGAGGAGGTGTTCGCCTATCTCGCGCACGCGCTGCCGGTGACGCATGTGCTGTTGGCCGGCGAAACCGAAGGGGTGTATGCGAGCTTCGAACCGCGGAGCAGCGGAGCAGCGGAAGAAGATAGGCCTTTGCGCCTCCGCGCCTCTGCGGTTGTTCCACGCATCACGTTGTTGAACTGGGACGAGGTTCGCGGCAGCGTGGGTGGCTCGCGCGGCGCAGATGTGACCGGTGGCATGGCGAGCAAGGTGCGCGACATGCTCGACCTCGTCGCAGCGCATCCAACGGTGACGGTGCGCATCTTCTCGGGCTTGATCGAAGGCAATGTGACGCGCGCGCTGCTCGGCGAACCTGTTGGCACGGAGATCGTCGCGACGGATGACGCGCGGTTGGTCGGACCGAGCGCGCCGGTGAACGCATAG
- a CDS encoding sugar ABC transporter permease: MAQQMTAPTRLAQPQGVGLNKRLERWLGKDWKIAVLFVAPMVILMAGLILYPFLNAVYMSMFVRTINRQEVFVGLDNYRRLLTDTQFTGSISNTIRFTVISVAAKLVVGLIIASLLNSKLPFRNVLSGIMLLPWIVPEVVTALTWRGIFDPLFGTLNPLLRSLGIINRDVGWLSEPGLALASVIAVNIWKGIPFFTMLLLAGLKAIDRELYEASEVDGANGVQRFFNITLPGLRYVIAVTVLLSTISTFNTFGLIYLMTGGGPGGETRVYSILAYERALLQNRFGPGAAVSLMTAPFLAIFIFLLARFMRQGVDRSAPRETSNPWLKAVVRALPWAIAGAAIVVAAAATLSTVGIAGLLICGLITAVICAVLFAFGRFAAFLSTRSIPWLILAGVTPLIILAALSSGDPAEGMVRVLAAVAVAVVIGIAGYGLSLLADRNLSSAMRARLGVAFRLLALSPFLFFVLFPFYFVIITAFKDDLQIQQRVSLFWPAPWVLTQFDTLLNKTQYVLWFRNTVTIALITTVLSVFFAALGGYALARLKFRSAGALTTVLLITYLLPGSLMFIPMYRILTGLGAINTHMALILTYPTFLMPFATWVMMGYYRSIPEDLEEAAMIDGANRFGAFWRITLPLAVPALLAVTLIAFTNAWNEFLYAFIFLTSEKLITLPVGLQKLVFADLYPYGQLMAASLIMSIPVVGFYIFAQRFLVEGLTAGSVKG, encoded by the coding sequence ATGGCTCAACAGATGACCGCGCCAACCCGGCTGGCGCAACCTCAAGGGGTAGGCCTGAACAAACGGCTGGAGCGATGGCTGGGCAAGGATTGGAAGATCGCAGTGTTGTTCGTTGCGCCGATGGTCATCCTGATGGCGGGGTTGATCCTGTATCCATTCCTCAACGCGGTCTACATGAGCATGTTCGTCCGCACGATCAACCGCCAGGAAGTATTCGTCGGGCTGGACAACTACCGGCGCTTGCTGACCGACACCCAGTTCACCGGCTCGATCAGCAACACAATCCGCTTCACGGTGATTTCGGTGGCCGCCAAGTTGGTGGTGGGCCTGATTATCGCCTCGCTGCTGAATAGCAAGCTGCCGTTCCGCAACGTGCTCTCCGGCATCATGCTCCTGCCCTGGATCGTGCCGGAGGTCGTGACGGCGCTCACTTGGCGCGGTATCTTCGATCCGCTATTCGGCACGTTGAATCCTCTGCTCAGAAGCTTAGGCATCATCAACCGCGACGTCGGCTGGCTGTCCGAGCCAGGCTTAGCGCTCGCCAGCGTGATCGCGGTCAACATTTGGAAGGGCATCCCGTTCTTCACCATGTTGCTGCTCGCCGGCCTGAAAGCGATTGACAGGGAGCTCTACGAAGCCTCGGAAGTGGACGGCGCGAACGGCGTGCAGCGCTTCTTCAACATTACGCTGCCCGGGCTGCGCTACGTGATCGCCGTGACGGTACTGCTCTCCACCATCAGCACGTTCAACACCTTCGGGTTGATCTACCTGATGACCGGCGGCGGCCCCGGCGGCGAGACGCGCGTGTACTCCATCCTGGCCTACGAGCGGGCGCTGCTGCAGAACCGGTTCGGTCCGGGCGCAGCCGTGTCGCTCATGACGGCGCCGTTCCTGGCGATCTTCATCTTCTTGCTGGCGCGCTTCATGCGCCAAGGCGTGGATCGCAGCGCGCCGCGCGAGACGAGCAACCCTTGGCTGAAGGCAGTCGTGCGCGCGCTGCCTTGGGCCATCGCCGGCGCAGCGATCGTCGTCGCTGCTGCAGCGACGCTGAGCACCGTCGGGATCGCCGGCCTGCTCATTTGCGGCCTGATCACTGCCGTAATCTGCGCCGTGCTGTTTGCGTTCGGACGGTTTGCGGCCTTTCTCTCCACGCGCTCGATACCCTGGCTGATCCTTGCCGGTGTGACGCCGCTCATCATCCTCGCCGCGCTCAGCAGTGGCGATCCGGCGGAGGGGATGGTGCGCGTGCTGGCTGCGGTGGCCGTGGCTGTCGTGATCGGCATCGCGGGGTATGGGCTGAGTCTGCTGGCCGATCGCAACCTATCGTCGGCGATGCGCGCGCGGCTCGGCGTCGCATTTCGGCTGCTCGCGCTCTCGCCGTTCCTGTTCTTCGTCCTGTTCCCGTTCTACTTCGTCATCATCACCGCGTTCAAGGACGATCTGCAGATCCAGCAGCGCGTGTCGCTCTTCTGGCCCGCCCCCTGGGTGCTGACCCAGTTCGATACTCTGCTGAACAAGACGCAGTATGTGCTCTGGTTCCGCAATACGGTCACGATCGCGCTCATCACGACGGTGCTATCGGTGTTCTTCGCCGCCCTAGGCGGCTACGCGCTGGCGAGGTTGAAGTTCCGCAGCGCCGGCGCACTGACCACCGTGCTGTTGATCACCTATCTGCTGCCCGGCTCGCTGATGTTCATCCCGATGTATCGCATCCTCACTGGCCTGGGCGCGATCAACACGCACATGGCCTTGATCCTCACGTATCCGACCTTCCTGATGCCGTTCGCCACATGGGTGATGATGGGCTACTACCGCTCGATCCCCGAAGACTTGGAGGAGGCGGCGATGATTGACGGGGCGAACCGCTTCGGCGCGTTCTGGCGCATCACGCTGCCGCTGGCGGTGCCGGCGCTGCTCGCCGTCACGTTGATCGCCTTCACCAACGCGTGGAACGAGTTCCTATATGCCTTCATCTTCCTGACCAGCGAGAAGCTGATCACGCTGCCGGTCGGTTTGCAGAAGCTGGTCTTCGCCGACCTGTATCCATACGGTCAATTGATGGCTGCCTCGCTCATCATGTCCATCCCGGTCGTCGGCTTCTACATCTTCGCCCAGCGCTTCCTGGTCGAAGGGTTGACGGCGGGCAGCGTGAAAGGATAA
- a CDS encoding FHA domain-containing protein, with amino-acid sequence MTGATNERAIAENRGQTMDVVLFALRMLIVVALYAFLGALLWALLRERTSAPSPAAPTSRLMQLPDDTSGPVPERRYAIHAVAWIGRDPNCLVHADDEFASARHAQVLWRAEDQAWWIEDNLSRNGTFVNDQRVMRSRLKDGDVIRVGRVRFKFELDGVDARGRTPE; translated from the coding sequence ATGACCGGCGCGACTAACGAGAGAGCAATCGCGGAGAATAGGGGCCAGACCATGGACGTCGTGCTGTTTGCGCTGCGGATGCTGATCGTCGTCGCGCTATATGCCTTCCTCGGCGCGCTCCTATGGGCGCTGCTGCGAGAGCGCACTTCGGCGCCTTCACCGGCCGCTCCCACATCGCGGTTGATGCAACTACCGGACGACACATCCGGCCCAGTGCCGGAGCGGCGGTATGCGATCCATGCGGTGGCGTGGATCGGGCGCGATCCGAACTGCCTGGTGCACGCCGACGACGAATTCGCCAGCGCGCGACATGCCCAAGTGCTGTGGCGCGCCGAAGATCAGGCCTGGTGGATCGAGGACAACCTCAGCCGCAACGGCACCTTCGTGAACGATCAGCGCGTGATGCGCAGCCGGCTGAAGGACGGTGACGTGATCCGCGTGGGCCGCGTTCGCTTCAAATTCGAGCTGGACGGCGTGGACGCACGCGGTCGAACGCCTGAGTAG